In Desulfosudis oleivorans Hxd3, the DNA window GCCGGCCTGGTGGACGGCATTGTCAGCCGCATGATCACGGAGCGGGGCCGGCCCCACAAGGTCATTGCCACCGGCGGCCTGGCCCCGCTGATTGCCGGGGTGTCCGCCACCATCGAAGCGGTGGAGCCCAACCTTACACTGGAAGGCCTGCGCATTATCGGTTCTTCGGCGGAGTGAGAAGTAGGTGGGGGAATTTGCAGGAGCGCCGCACAATTCCGGTATCGCCGGAATTCGTATCAAAGGCGTGACCCATGGCCCCTGCCGGGAGCGCCGCACCCCAGTGCGGCTACTGCTAAGGGAGACCGACAGACCTCTTGCCCTTCGGGCACGGGCAACAAGTTGCCCGTGTCACTATTGGCTTTATTTGCATAGCCACTATTATTTTTTAATGCTGTAAATTAGCTACGCTACTTTTGCGTCGGCTGAATTTGCATGATTAGGTATTCCCTTAATTTTAACCCCTTATGATCTTGCCGCGTGCCGAAAGCTTAAAATCAATATTGGTTGTTCGCTTTAAATAGTACGGCAAACCGTCACCATAATATTTCGGGTTTTTCCCATTGAATCCATAGCTATCGTGCACTTGGCCGTTCTCATTGAATGCTTTTATTAATTTTTCAACTTGGCTTTCAGTGAGTCTTTCTATAAACGGCAATAATTCTGAAAGCTTATTGCTACTGTCATAATTGGGGCATTCTTGAATTGCATTTATGTATGCATTTAGCATCGGCTCCTTCTTTATTAGGATTTTGGTAATTTCAAAAGGAGCGTTATCCCATGTGCTTGTTAGCGCTTGAAATTTGCCGATAAAGCCATATGGATCTTTTCCCAATTTTACTGAAATAATAGGAATACCCCTACCAAAAGCAAATCCTACTTCCTGGTCTGTCCAAAGGCTGTCATGAAATCCATCTGTCAATAATGCAACAAATGAATCCATAGTATGGAGAGCATTTTCAATCTCGTTTTGCCACTCTGTTGTAGGGTGAATATCCTCGTGTGCCACAAAGCAGGAAATGCCGTAAAGTTTTAGTTTGTCTTTTAGCCCAGCAGTCTCCTTTTTCACTTCTGATTTGTGACTAAGAAAAACACGAAAGCAATTTTTATCCCATATCCTGCTTGCCACAGGGTCTGGAATGATCCTATTGTGTGTGATCAACAGTCCTGAATCTTTACGCCAATCGTGGTCTTCAGGGACCTCCATCTCAAAAAAGACTTCTTCAATAAATTCATTTTGTATATCGTGAATTTTATTGAGTCCCTCTCGAATTTCAGATTGCAAATCGGCTTTTCCATTTACAATTTTTAGATAAATCGATTCAGGAATCGCCAAATAGAGAGCATGTCCATGTGCGCCACCGTTCCAATTATCATAACTCCATCCAGCATGTACCCTTGGCCTTGAATTGACTATGATTTCTTGTATTTGTCTTTGGCCTTCTTTGCCGTAAAATTTCGAAAGCGTTGCCAAATATCGGTCAATCTTTGGGGGAAGTTCGAATGTATCTTCTTGACCGTTCATAATTTAAACGCCTTGATTTATATCATGATACCCAACGGCGAAAGCCAATGGCAGCCAGGGCTTCCACCGACTTTGATTAAAGTTGGTTGTTGTTCAATCTTTCCCGAATATGCAAAATCCGACTGCTCTGGCTGTCCTTTGAGCTTTCTGGTTATGCATCATTCTTCTCAAGAACATGGATTTTGTAAAATTCAAGTAATTGCTCTCGAAATTTTTTCAAACCATTATCGGAAAGCGTTGTCTTGAAACGCGTATCCTTATCAGAGCATGAAATGGTAAGGTTTTTGCCCGGGTCGGCGCTACCGCAAGGGAATATGCTTAGCTGGATATAAAGAGTTTTTCCTTTTCCGTTTTTTGACACCGTTTTCATTGTCCTTTTTCACCCCATGTCTTTATCACTGCTGCAACGTATGGTGCCAGAATACGGTCTGGTGTGTTTTCCCAATAAGTATCGGTATAGAAAGAAGTCATATCCCTTTCTGATTGCGAACCGGTATTGTATCTTTCGAATACTTTGCGAATTTGATCATCGTTCAATTGACCCTGATTCCCAGTGCTTCGTTTTATGGAGACAACTTTACTGTTGCTGTTATAGCGCACATAAAAGCAAGATCGCCCCCCGAGTGTATCGAACCGACGTTCGGTATTTTGGTTAAAATTATTTATTAACCACGCTTGAAATTCCTCGAAGTTCATCATCACTTCCCCATTATTTTTATGCATAACGGTGCGCCTGGCCGGCGCTGGAAGGGCGCCGTCGTCGGCCTTTCAGCGTACGTGTCCAGGTGTCTTGTTGGCCCACTATCTGAATCTAATCTCGTATCGGGCCTCTACATCGGCCAGGAATCTCCACCCCCAGCCAATGAGCTTGCCCTCCATGAAGACCAAGGGCGTGAATTCGTCGTCGGTGAGCGCGCCATCAGCCTGCTTCTTGTCAGTATAGTATGTGAGCAACTCCCACGTCTGCTTCCCATGTCGCACAATTTCCGACGAATAAGGGTTGTTGATGGTCTCAGTGGGAATGGGCGGAACGAGGAATAGACAAGTCCACGGGGGTGTCCAAGTTCGGACGGTGCCAGTGCCCATGTGAGCAAGAACATCTTGCTTCGACATTCCGACCTCAAGTCCTGTCAGGCGCTGGCGATTCTGGGTACGGACACTGTCGAGCGTGGCACATCCCGAGACAACAAACAGCACGAGGAGCGTTGTTCCGGCAATCGTTTTTCTGCGCACAGTTGTTCCTTTCTCTGGGGCCAACATTGATTGTGTGTCATAACGCAAAGCGCCCGTTTCCCCTCACTTTTAAAAACCCTATATTTTATTGTACTGAAATGTCAACAGAAAGTTTGCTATCACTTCTGCGTCATGACGCAGAAGTGATAGCAGCCATGGGCTTTCTTCGTCCTGCGGGGGCAACGGCGGCGTGATGTTTTTCAAGGGCCGGGGGTGGAATCAAAATGCGGGCAGGGGGATATGCCGCACTGGGGTGCGGCGCTCCCGGGGATCCCCCTTTGTCATTACCGGGCCTGACCCGGCGAAGCTGAACCGCCGGTTGAAGGACTCTGGTGTTTCTAAACGAGGAAAAACGTTTCATGACGTTTCCCTGTTTGTAGTGACGCCGTCAGGCGCTTGAAAATGTTCTGCCGAATGCCCTTACGGGCACACTACAAACCTTGATGTTTTAACCCCGGCCCGTCTCCACAACGACGACCCCCGCCCTTTGCGGCGCAGCCGAGCGAGAATGATTTTTCGGGAAAAGCGGAAATGTTGTTTGAGTGCCGCTGCAAGCGGCGCGAGTTCATTTCCGCGCCGAAAAATTATTGGAGCGAGGGCAGCCACGCCGTGGCGTGGCCAAGCCGCAGGGCGCGGTTCTTTTCGTACTTTTCTTGCTGGCAAGAAAAGTACGATGACAAACCGGTTGAGAAAAACAGCAGGGATAGTATAGGCTGGGGATGCGTTTTGATTTCGGGTTTCGATACCGATAGCGATCCCGATTTGGATGATAAGGAAGGAGATATATCATGATCGACCTGCTTCGGACCCGGCGCAGCATTCGGGCCTATACGGACCGGCCCATTGAACCGGAGAAAATTGAGATTTTAAAAGAGGCCCTGCTGCGGTCCCCTTCGTCCCGGGAAATCCGGCCCTGGCGGTTTTATTTTGTCCAGTCACCCGGCACGCTTGAGGCCCTGTCCCGGTGTAAACCCCATGGCGCAAGCTTTTTAAAAACCGCCCACCTGGGTATTGTGGTGTGCGGGGAGCCGGACCAATCCGACGTGTGGGTGGAAGACTGCTCCATTGCCGCGCTGGTGGCCCACCTGACCGCCCACGGCCTGGGACTGGGAAGCTGTTGGTGCCAGGTCCGCAAACGGGACCATGACGATGACACCACGGCGGAAGGCTATGTCCGGTCTGTCCTGGGGCTGCCCGACAATCTGACCGTGGAGGCCATTGTGGCGGTGGGGTATCCGGCAGAAGAAAAGCCCGGGGTGCCGGCGAACAGCCTGCCGGTGGGGAAGATTACGATGGTGTGAGGGGGGTAAAGGTAAAATGTTTTGGGGGCATGTGGTATGGAATCAATTTTATTCTGGATTGCCCGGTCAAGCCGGGCAATGACGGAATAAAAAGGCCGTCGATGACGAAAAACGATCAGCCAGCTTAAAATGACAGGTCGCAAATTCCAGGGTCAGCATACTCTGGACATGGCATTCGTAGGCAATCCCGCCCGTTGCAGCGCAGTCACGCCTGCGGCGTGATTCTTTTGGTACTTTTCTTGCCGCCAAGAAAAGTACATCAATCCATTTTCATCTTTATTTTCAGCGCGTCGATTTCCTGCTGAATGGCGGCTTTTTCGGTTTCCGGCAGGCCGGGCTGGCAGAGCCGCCGCTCCAGCATGAGCAGCAGCATCTCCTCCCGGTAGGCTTTGCAGGTATACTGTGACGAAGGCGGGGGTCTCATATCGTGCTGATGTTACGCACCATCTCCTTGTAGATATGATAAAACTGGTGGTATTCGGACAGGCCCCGGTTTAAAATTTTCTCAAAATGTTTGGCGTCATTGACATTGACGATCATGTTCACGCTTTTCTTGAACTCAGTCATGTGGTCCATGGTTTTAAACCGTTTGGAGAGCATCACCACGAAAATCTCCCGGCGTACCTTCATTTTCAGGCGTTCAAGGTAGATCAGCAGGTTGTTGGCGTCCGGGTTGCGCGCGCCAAAGGTCTCGTTGATCACGATAATGTCAAACAGGTGGTAGCGCATCTTTTTCAGCGCGTCCCGAATGTCCGTGGCGTCCGAGATATGGTACTCCATGAAACTGAGCACCTTCTTGATCGGCTCCTTGATCTGGGTATCGGTTTCGCAGATCAGGGCGGTTTCCCCCTCCTCCTCGATAAAGTCAAAGGGCTTGTCCGATGCATCATAACTGCTGCTGTCATCGGTCATTTCCGTGAAGCCGAAGGCCCCGGCCGATGCTTTTTCCTCCGGCGGCGGCGCGTTCGGGTCAGGCGCGGTGATGGAAAGCCGGTTCTTGCAGGTGGGGCAGCTCAGCGACACTGTCTTTCCCACGGGCACTTTTTCATCGGCGATCTTGAACTTGCCGCCGCACTGATCACACTGTATCTCCATCCGGCGCTCCCTTATGCTTTGCCGTACTTGCGGTCAATTTCCAGGTGTTCAATCTCGGTGGTGGCCTCGCCCCTGGAGCTTTTCACCTGGTCAATACCCCGGCCCACAACGCCCCGGCGTGAGGCGTAGCCCTTGGCCACATCCTCGGTGATAAGCCCCTCTGAGTATAGATTGATGATGTAGTCATCAAAGGTGGCATAACCAAACGCCTCGTTCTGCTTGATAATTTCGTAAAAGGTGCGGCCTTCGCCCTCGCCGTTCAAAATGGTGTCCTTGACCCGCAGGTTGGTACCCAGAATCTCAAAGGCTGCCACCCGGCCCCCGCCCACCTTGGGCAGCAGCCGCTGGCACACCACCCACCGCAGGGTCTCGGCCAGTCGAATACGAATCTGCTGCTCCTCGTCCACGTCGAACATGCCCAGAATACGGTTGATGGTCTGGCCGGCATCCACCGTGTGCAGGGTGGTAAGCACCAGATGGCCGGTCTCGGCGGCCCGCAGGCCGATCTCGATGGACTCCTTATCCCGCATTTCGCCCACCAGAATGACCTTGGGGGCCTGGCGCAGGGCGGCCCGCAGGCCGTTGATGAAGGTGTCAAAATCGGTGCCCAGCTCCCGCTGGTTGAAGGTGGCCTTTTTATGGGGATGCATGTACTCCACCGGGTCTTCCAGGGTCACCACATGCACGGACCGTTTCTCGTTGATCTCTTCAAGGATGGCGGCAAGGGAGGTCGATTTACCGGTACCGGTGGCGCCGGTAAAGAAAATGATGCCGTTGAGCTCTTTTGACATCTCCTGGAAGATGGGCGGCAATTCCAGGCTTTCAATGGTGGGAATGGTGGACTCCAGGCGCCGCAGCACGATGGAGTACTGCCCGGACTGGGAAAACACGTTTACGCGGAAACGGGCCTTGCCGGGCAGCGCGTAGGAGAGGTCG includes these proteins:
- a CDS encoding zinc-ribbon domain-containing protein, producing the protein MEIQCDQCGGKFKIADEKVPVGKTVSLSCPTCKNRLSITAPDPNAPPPEEKASAGAFGFTEMTDDSSSYDASDKPFDFIEEEGETALICETDTQIKEPIKKVLSFMEYHISDATDIRDALKKMRYHLFDIIVINETFGARNPDANNLLIYLERLKMKVRREIFVVMLSKRFKTMDHMTEFKKSVNMIVNVNDAKHFEKILNRGLSEYHQFYHIYKEMVRNISTI
- a CDS encoding toll/interleukin-1 receptor domain-containing protein; translated protein: MNGQEDTFELPPKIDRYLATLSKFYGKEGQRQIQEIIVNSRPRVHAGWSYDNWNGGAHGHALYLAIPESIYLKIVNGKADLQSEIREGLNKIHDIQNEFIEEVFFEMEVPEDHDWRKDSGLLITHNRIIPDPVASRIWDKNCFRVFLSHKSEVKKETAGLKDKLKLYGISCFVAHEDIHPTTEWQNEIENALHTMDSFVALLTDGFHDSLWTDQEVGFAFGRGIPIISVKLGKDPYGFIGKFQALTSTWDNAPFEITKILIKKEPMLNAYINAIQECPNYDSSNKLSELLPFIERLTESQVEKLIKAFNENGQVHDSYGFNGKNPKYYGDGLPYYLKRTTNIDFKLSARGKIIRG
- a CDS encoding DUF3192 domain-containing protein produces the protein MLAPEKGTTVRRKTIAGTTLLVLFVVSGCATLDSVRTQNRQRLTGLEVGMSKQDVLAHMGTGTVRTWTPPWTCLFLVPPIPTETINNPYSSEIVRHGKQTWELLTYYTDKKQADGALTDDEFTPLVFMEGKLIGWGWRFLADVEARYEIRFR
- a CDS encoding nitroreductase family protein — translated: MIDLLRTRRSIRAYTDRPIEPEKIEILKEALLRSPSSREIRPWRFYFVQSPGTLEALSRCKPHGASFLKTAHLGIVVCGEPDQSDVWVEDCSIAALVAHLTAHGLGLGSCWCQVRKRDHDDDTTAEGYVRSVLGLPDNLTVEAIVAVGYPAEEKPGVPANSLPVGKITMV
- a CDS encoding type IV pilus twitching motility protein PilT; the encoded protein is MQRAEVDHILTRLLDSYENVSDINLTVGKPFQVESSGELIAVDIGDGYRPLTPFQTESFALTLIEGDRRLNEMLLHYGSCDLSYALPGKARFRVNVFSQSGQYSIVLRRLESTIPTIESLELPPIFQEMSKELNGIIFFTGATGTGKSTSLAAILEEINEKRSVHVVTLEDPVEYMHPHKKATFNQRELGTDFDTFINGLRAALRQAPKVILVGEMRDKESIEIGLRAAETGHLVLTTLHTVDAGQTINRILGMFDVDEEQQIRIRLAETLRWVVCQRLLPKVGGGRVAAFEILGTNLRVKDTILNGEGEGRTFYEIIKQNEAFGYATFDDYIINLYSEGLITEDVAKGYASRRGVVGRGIDQVKSSRGEATTEIEHLEIDRKYGKA